The following proteins are co-located in the Procambarus clarkii isolate CNS0578487 chromosome 4, FALCON_Pclarkii_2.0, whole genome shotgun sequence genome:
- the LOC138370381 gene encoding protein starmaker-like, producing MEDSPSSVTRCIPSVTEELAQTLDLTSTHQYLSLDCALRARLSKVHCKPQYVEFDGSKPASQALLMAFKKSIILDCANGKQHEECAESEQHDQCAESEQHDECAESEQHDECAESEQHDQCAESEQHDECAESEQHDECAESEQHDECAESEQHDECAESEQHDECAESEQHDECAESEQHEECAESEQHDECAESEQHDECAESEQHEECAESEQHDECAESEQHEECAESEQHDECAESEQHDECAESEQHDECAESEQHEECAESEQHDECAESEQHDECAESEQHDECAESEQHDECAESEQHDECAESEQHDECAESEQHDECAESEQHNDFYRL from the exons ATGGAAGACTCTCCTTCAAGCGTCACTCGTTGCATCCCTTCAGTAACCGAGGAGTTGGCTCAGACTCTTGATCTCACTTCAACACACCAATACTTGAGCTTAGATTGTGCTCTGAGAGCCAGGCTTTCAAAGGTTCAttgtaaaccacaatatgttgaaTTCGACGGGTCTAAACCTGCGTCTCAGGCTTTGTTAATGGCATTCAAGAAGTCCATTATATTA GATTGTGCTAATGGTAAACAACATGAAGAGTGTGCCGAGAGTGAACAACATGATCAGTGTGCCGAGAGTGAACAACATGATGAGTGTGCTGAGAGTGAACAACATGATGAGTGTGCCGAGAGTGAACAACATGATCAGTGTGCCGAGAGTGAACAACATGATGAGTGTGCTGAGAGTGAACAACATGATGAGTGTGCCGAGAGTGAACAACATGATGAGTGTGCTGAGAGTGAACAACATGATGAGTGTGCTGAGAGTGAACAACATGATGAGTGTGCTGAGAGTGAACAACATGATGAGTGTGCCGAGAGTGAACAACATGAAGAGTGTGCTGAGAGTGAACAACATGATGAGTGTGCTGAGAGTGAACAACATGATGAGTGTGCTGAGAGTGAACAACATGAAGAGTGTGCTGAGAGTGAACAACATGATGAGTGTGCTGAGAGTGAACAACATGAAGAGTGTGCTGAGAGTGAACAACATGATGAGTGTGCCGAGAGTGAACAACATGATGAGTGTGCCGAGAGTGAACAACATGATGAGTGTGCCGAGAGTGAACAACATGAAGAGTGTGCTGAGAGTGAACAACATGATGAGTGTGCCGAGAGCGAACAACATGATGAGTGTGCCGAGAGTGAACAACATGATGAGTGTGCCGAGAGTGAACAACATGATGAGTGTGCCGAGAGTGAACAACATGATGAGTGTGCCGAGAG
- the LOC138370375 gene encoding trichohyalin-like has product MKKRAFQNDCQSALIPQGEECQQGRSGEDRCVERDEQVLRCVERDEQVLRCVERDEQVLGCVERDEQVLGCVERDEQVLRCVERDEQVLRCVERDEQVLGCVERDEQVVRCVERDEQVLGCVERDEQVLRCVERDEQVLRCVERDEQVLGCVERDERVLRCVERDEQVLRCVERDEQVLRCVERDEQVLRCVERNEQVLRCVERDEQVLRYVELKSKSFNTGLGCH; this is encoded by the exons ATGAA AAAACGAGCATTTCAAAATGACTGCCAAAGTGCCCTGATTCCCCAAGGAGAGGAGTGTCAACAAGGCCGCAGTGGAGAAGATAGATGTGTTGAACGTGATGAACAGGTCCTTAGATGTGTTGAACGTGATGAACAGGTCCTTAGATGTGTTGAACGTGATGAACAGGTCCTTGGATGTGTTGAACGTGATGAACAGGTCCTTGGATGTGTTGAACGTGATGAACAAGTCCTTAGATGTGTTGAACGTGATGAACAGGTCCTTAGATGTGTTGAACGTGATGAACAAGTCCTTGGATGTGTTGAACGTGATGAACAAGTCGTTAGATGTGTTGAACGTGATGAACAGGTCCTTGGATGTGTTGAACGTGATGAACAAGTCCTTAGATGTGTTGAACGTGATGAACAAGTCCTTAGATGTGTTGAACGTGATGAACAGGTCCTTGGATGTGTTGAACGTGATGAACGCGTTCTTAGATGTGTTGAACGTGATGAACAAGTCCTTAGATGTGTTGAACGTGATGAACAAGTCCTTAGATGTGTTGAACGTGATGAACAAGTCCTTAGATGTGTTGAACGTAATGAACAAGTCCTTAGATGTGTTGAACGTGATGAACAAGTCCTTAGATATGTTGAACTTAAAAGCAAGTCCTTCAACACCGGTCTGGGATGTCACTGA